The proteins below are encoded in one region of Triticum aestivum cultivar Chinese Spring chromosome 1B, IWGSC CS RefSeq v2.1, whole genome shotgun sequence:
- the LOC123148038 gene encoding uncharacterized protein isoform X3 has protein sequence MRPYAGTADAFVGVLREPGQRHPLLPPTQAGRHSGMHDLIWQIRCRGVISVWGISDAKSSLINKVYTSIVYKSKQFDGVEFQRHSWVDVPAPFNLEVFSRCLLVSFRSEDLQAEEIAMIGMMEEPGLTQECCKFLHEDDCLVVINDLQSTHDWDLIKTAFLSEPIKGCILIITNESSVATHCVEEEDGVLNIEDLKAHTMLRPLIKDCQNYGIRGKEATHRGRLFSVRLGETREWFTKFGDMYQEEVCDLWFRLDNPGVISLWGPAGAGLSTLVRILYYSLMLRSDASWEWEYQERPVPVIFQQKIKRFSWVDVPHPFNLTDFSWRLLLDFHSDDLQAKKIAALGIMEGQDPIQQCSKILSDDECVVVIDGLRSTDDWDLIKAAVLPDPITSHIIVIANAASVATHCLDKGDRVIKINCLEADMALGPPIKGCVSRVFSNRSAEARRLINTFRLLGRQNETASRLRRSLDSSGPSMTSLWGIAGIGKSAVTRSVYCHLMLGMDQCCKFGSLHEFPNHGTEFTMCSWADVRHPFNLTDLAWHLLLDFHSDDLQAKEKAAIGITEGQDPVQECRRILCEYRSLVVIDGLRSREDWDLIKAAFVPDSTNASIIVITNEASVATHCVDTKDRAVNVKGLEADMALILFKQIIKDGMELTPDDMELSKVTVGRCGGIPKVIATIGQLFTKENAARRHWPISATDLLKGINADFMHKLETDQEFHSLRDLFSWMQSYFDGCSDSLKPCIFYLSIFPPEQKLRQRHLLRRWIAEGYCRDTYNATAEENGKRLFMELVSLSIIQRCQKTMKCLYQVNGFFHEYIISRRMEDNLVFALEGNCSPNSQHAGQHLTIREDWDRDITVFKTMDFSRLRSLTVFGKWMSFFLSSDMSLLRVLDMADTSGILDADLEQIVKVLPRLKFLSLRGCKDISHLPESFGGLRQLQTLDVRDTSIVKLPLCVIKLQKLQYIRAGTIISSDEDDYSVASIPTTNVDRASTPPEGSDGVVTTLPETTEEVQISTPPEGSDDVVTTLPETKEEIQTSTLPETTTEVQTSISPKGSDDMVTALPETTDVQTSTRLSWSCRPCSLVSSWLSKLRRRRLDNDGVEVPAGIGSMTALHTIGVVNVNIPNGKAILKELKKVTQLRKLSVSGINRQNIQELCNFISGHKHLESLSVRLDKDKDKEGLFACFGDMISQPPKTLKSLKLYGHVNKLPTWIKQLDNLKKLDLELTILLPVDIDFLGGLPDTYCLRCLCVKPIQDGELHFSTLGDAIFWRLRVLEINCTSKLLVTFVERVIWETEVLKIHCSGGASMQISGLEHLLSLKEVWLKGSYSYELKQDLQQQLSEHKNKPILKLVQRRSS, from the exons ATGCGGCCCTACGCGGGCACCGCCGACGCCTTCGTCGGCGTGCTCCGGGAGCCAGGCCAACGTCATCCGCTACTTCCCCCCACCCAG GCAGGGCGTCACAGTGGTATGCATGATCTTATTTGGCAAATAAGGTGTCGTGGTGTGATTTCAGTATGGGGGATTAGCGATGCCAAATCATCACTCATCAATAAAGTGTACACCAGCATAGTGTATAAGAGTAAACAATTCGATGGAGTTGAATTTCAACGACACAGCTGGGTCGACGTGCCCGCTCCTTTCAATTTGGAGGTCTTCTCTCGGTGCTTACTTGTAAGTTTCCGCTCAGAAGATCTTCAAGCCGAAGAAATTGCAATGATTGGTATGATGGAAGAGCCAGGCCTAACTCAAGAGTGTTGCAAGTTTCTGCATGAAGATGATTGCCTCGTTGTTATTAATGATCTGCAGTCTACACATGACTGGGACTTAATAAAAACTGCTTTCTTATCCGAGCCTATTAAAGGATGTATTCTTATCATTACAAATGAATCAAGTGTTGCCACACATTGCGTAGAGGAGGAAGATGGGGTTCTCAACATCGAAGATTTGAAAGCCCACACTATGCTTCGCCCCTTGATAAAG GATTGCCAAAACTATGGAATTAGAGGAAAGGAGGCTACTCACAGGGGTCGCCTTTTCTCCGTCAGATTGGGGGAGACACGTGAATGGTTCACAAAATTTGGAGACATGTATCAGGAAGAAGTGTGTGACCTTTGGTTTCGTTTAGACAATCCTGGTGTGATCTCGTTGTGGGGACCTGCTGGTGCTGGGTTATCAACTCTTGTTAGAATCTTGTACTATAGTCTAATGCTTAGGTCTGATGCTTCTTGGGAGTGGGAATATCAAGAGAGGCCGGTACCGGTTATCTTTCAACAGAAAATTAAAAGGTTTAGCTGGGTTGATGTGCCCCATCCTTTCAACTTGACAGACTTCTCTTGGCGCTTGTTATTGGATTTTCATTCAGATGATCTTCAAGCCAAGAAAATTGCAGCACTTGGTATAATGGAAGGCCAAGACCCAATTCAACAGTGTTCTAAGATTCTGAGTGATGACGAATGTGTCGTCGTTATTGATGGTCTACGGTCCACCGATGATTGGGATTTGATAAAAGCTGCCGTATTACCTGACCCAATTACCAGCCATATTATTGTCATTGCAAATGCTGCAAGTGTTGCCACACATTGCTTAGATAAGGGAGATCGAGTGATCAAGATAAATTGTCTAGAAGCTGACATGGCCCTTGGTCCCCCGATAAAG GGTTGTGTTTCTCGCGTATTCTCCAACAGGAGTGCAGAGGCACGTCGCTTGATCAACACATTTAGACTTCTTGGGCGTCAGAATGAAACAGCATCTCGCCTTCGCAGAAGTTTAGATTCCTCAGGTCCTAGCATGACCTCATTATGGGGAATTGCTGGTATTGGGAAATCTGCCGTGACCAGAAGTGTGTACTGCCACCTGATGCTTGGGATGGACCAATGTTGCAAGTTTGGCAGCCTACACGAGTTCCCTAATCATGGAACAGAATTTACAATGTGCAGTTGGGCAGACGTGCGTCATCCATTTAATTTGACCGACTTGGCTTGGCATTTGCTCTTGGATTTTCATTCAGATGATCTTCAAGCTAAGGAAAAGGCAGCAATTGGTATCACTGAAGGGCAAGATCCGGTTCAAGAGTGTCGTAGAATTCTGTGTGAGTACAGAAGTCTCGTTGTTATCGATGGCTTACGGTCTAGAGAGGATTGGGACTTGATAAAAGCCGCCTTCGTACCCGATTCTACGAATGCAAGTATCATTGTAATTACAAATGAAGCAAGCGTCGCTACACATTGTGTAGATACGAAAGATCGAGCGGTCAATGTCAAAGGTCTTGAAGCTGACATGGCGCTCATTCTCTTCAAACAG ATAATAAAGGATGGGATGGAATTGACTCCTGACGACATGGAGCTCTCCAAAGTTACCGTAGGCAGATGTGGTGGGATTCCTAAAGTTATTGCTACTATAGGCCAACTCTTCACCAAAGAGAATGCCGCTAGAAGGCACTGGCCTATATCAGCCACAGATTTGTTGAAGGGCATAAATGCTGACTTTATGCACAAGTTGGAGACCGATCAAGAATTTCACAGTTTAAGGGATCTATTCTCTTGGATGCAGTCCTACTTTGATGGTTGCTCAGATTCCCTCAAGCCATGTATTTTCTATCTGTCAATCTTCCCTCCAGAGCAGAAGCTAAGGCAGAGGCATTTGTTGAGGCGGTGGATTGCTGAGGGTTATTGCAGGGACACATATAATGCTACTGCAGAGGAGAATGGGAAGAGATTGTTCATGGAACTCGTTAGTTTGAGCATAATCCAACGATGTCAGAAGACAATGAAGTGCCTATACCAAGTCAATGGTTTCTTTCATGAATACATCATTTCACGGCGAATGGAAGACAACCTCGTCTTTGCACTTGAGGGGAATTGCAGCCCGAACTCGCAACATGCAGGTCAACACCTCACCATAAGGGAGGACTGGGACAGGGACATCACAGTGTTTAAGACCATGGACTTCTCACGTCTACGGTCCTTGACTGTGTTTGGGAAGTGGATGTCATTCTTTCTCTCCTCTGACATGAGTCTACTTCGGGTGTTAGATATGGCGGACACATCAGGTATACTAGATGCTGACCTTGAGCAGATCGTGAAGGTGCTACCTCGTCTTAAGTTTCTCTCTCTGCGAGGATGCAAAGATATAAGCCATCTACCAGAATCATTCGGTGGCCTGAGGCAGCTGCAAACTTTGGATGTCAGAGACACCTCGATAGTCAAGCTACCATTGTGTGTCATCAAGCTACAGAAGTTGCAATACATTCGTGCTGGCACCATCATATCATCGGATGAAGATGATTACTCTGTTGCAAGTATACCAACGACAAATGTCGACCGAGCATCAACGCCACCAGAGGGCAGTGATGGCGTGGTCACAACACTACCGGAAACTACAGAGGAGGTTCAGATATCAACACCACCTGAAGGTAGTGATGACGTGGTCACAACTCTACCGGAAACTAAAGAGGAGATTCAGACATCAACACTACCAGAAACGACAACAGAGGTTCAGACATCAATATCACCTAAGGGCAGTGATGACATGGTCACAGCACTACCGGAAACAACAGATGTTCAGACATCAACACGGTTGTCATGGAGCTGCCGGCCATGTAGTTTGGTGTCTAGCTGGTTATCCAAGTTGCGTAGACGCCGACTTGATAATGATGGTGTTGAGGTTCCTGCAGGGATTGGGAGCATGACGGCCTTGCATACTATTGGTGTTGTCAATGTCAATATTCCTAATGGAAAGGCAATCCTAAAGGAGCTTAAGAAGGTTACACAACTGCGCAAGCTCAGTGTGTCTGGCATAAACAGGCAAAACATACAAGAATTGTGTAATTTCATCTCCGGCCACAAGCATCTGGAGTCCTTGTCAGTGCGACTCGATAAGGATAAGGATAAGGAGGGGTTATTTGCTTGTTTTGGTGACATGATTTCCCAGCCGCCCAAGACCCTAAAGAGCCTCAAGCTATACGGGCATGTAAACAAACTGCCGACTTGGATCAAGCAACTTGATAATCTCAAGAAGTTGGATCTTGAGTTGACTATACTATTGCCAGTGGACATTGACTTCCTTGGTGGATTGCCAGATACATATTGCTTACGTTGCCTTTGTGTCAAGCCGATTCAAGATGGTGAACTCCATTTTAGCACCCTGGGAGatgctatcttttggagattacgGGTCTTAGAGATCAATTGCACCTCCAAGTTGCTGGTAACTTTTGTAGAGCGGGTGATTTGGGAAACTGAGGTGCTGAAGATTCACTGCTCTGGTGGGGCGTCCATGCAGATTTCTGGACTAGAGCATCTACTTAGTCTCAAAGAAGTGTGGCTGAAGGGTTCCTACAGCTACGAACTGAAGCAAGATTTGCAGCAGCAACTTTCCGAGCATAAAAACAAACCTATCTTGAAGCTAGTGCAGCGACGCTCGTCCTGA
- the LOC123148038 gene encoding disease resistance protein PIK6-NP isoform X2, giving the protein MADFALGLTKTAVEGTLSRVQLAIDEENKLRVTAKQDLRYITGEFQMMQSFLKVANKERANNEVVKTWVRQLRDLAFDVEDCVEFVVHLDNNSALIWLWRLVPSCMAPPRTRDLDRAVAELKQLKARVEEVSQRNTRYNLISDSGSHAKTATPTEQLAALATTNPSAFHMLTEVWEAAGRRRGMSDLQKLILGEGSDLQMISVWESTAADLGTTSIFSMLYSDPDICRAFRRRAWVKLMHPFKPDEFLKSLLTQFYVRSHQENIDVDHLTKAELMQQVKVHKYLIILEEVSGVADWDAIREYLPDNENGSRIIVSTKQLRNALLCTGGGEYQVSELRRFSDDQSLCAFSKKAGRHSGMHDLIWQIRCRGVISVWGISDAKSSLINKVYTSIVYKSKQFDGVEFQRHSWVDVPAPFNLEVFSRCLLVSFRSEDLQAEEIAMIGMMEEPGLTQECCKFLHEDDCLVVINDLQSTHDWDLIKTAFLSEPIKGCILIITNESSVATHCVEEEDGVLNIEDLKAHTMLRPLIKGCVSRVFSNRSAEARRLINTFRLLGRQNETASRLRRSLDSSGPSMTSLWGIAGIGKSAVTRSVYCHLMLGMDQCCKFGSLHEFPNHGTEFTMCSWADVRHPFNLTDLAWHLLLDFHSDDLQAKEKAAIGITEGQDPVQECRRILCEYRSLVVIDGLRSREDWDLIKAAFVPDSTNASIIVITNEASVATHCVDTKDRAVNVKGLEADMALILFKQIIKDGMELTPDDMELSKVTVGRCGGIPKVIATIGQLFTKENAARRHWPISATDLLKGINADFMHKLETDQEFHSLRDLFSWMQSYFDGCSDSLKPCIFYLSIFPPEQKLRQRHLLRRWIAEGYCRDTYNATAEENGKRLFMELVSLSIIQRCQKTMKCLYQVNGFFHEYIISRRMEDNLVFALEGNCSPNSQHAGQHLTIREDWDRDITVFKTMDFSRLRSLTVFGKWMSFFLSSDMSLLRVLDMADTSGILDADLEQIVKVLPRLKFLSLRGCKDISHLPESFGGLRQLQTLDVRDTSIVKLPLCVIKLQKLQYIRAGTIISSDEDDYSVASIPTTNVDRASTPPEGSDGVVTTLPETTEEVQISTPPEGSDDVVTTLPETKEEIQTSTLPETTTEVQTSISPKGSDDMVTALPETTDVQTSTRLSWSCRPCSLVSSWLSKLRRRRLDNDGVEVPAGIGSMTALHTIGVVNVNIPNGKAILKELKKVTQLRKLSVSGINRQNIQELCNFISGHKHLESLSVRLDKDKDKEGLFACFGDMISQPPKTLKSLKLYGHVNKLPTWIKQLDNLKKLDLELTILLPVDIDFLGGLPDTYCLRCLCVKPIQDGELHFSTLGDAIFWRLRVLEINCTSKLLVTFVERVIWETEVLKIHCSGGASMQISGLEHLLSLKEVWLKGSYSYELKQDLQQQLSEHKNKPILKLVQRRSS; this is encoded by the exons ATGGCGGACTTCGCGCTTGGCTTGACCAAGACGGCGGTGGAGGGGACGCTGAGCAGGGTCCAGTTGGCGATCGATGAAGAGAACAAGCTGAGGGTGACGGCGAAGCAAGACCTGCGGTACATCACAGGCGAGTTccagatgatgcagtccttcctcaagGTTGCCAACAAGGAGCGTGCCAATAATGAAGTGGTGAAGACCTGGGTGAGGCAGCTCCGAGACCTTGCCTTCGATGTCGAAGACTGTGTTGAGTTTGTTGTCCACCTGGACAACAACTCGGCCTTGATCTGGTTGTGGCGCCTGGTCCCGTCCTGCATGGCACCACCTCGGACTCGGGACCTCGACAGGGCGGTTGCTGAGTTAAAGCAACTGAAGGCGAGGGTTGAGGAGGTAAGCCAGAGGAACACACGCTACAACCTCATCAGCGACTCCGGTTCCCATGCCAAGACCGCCACACCGACCGAGCAGCTGGCTGCCCTGGCCACCACCAACCCATCAGCATTCCACATGCTAACTGAGGTCTGGGAGGCTGCTGGGAGGCGACGCGGCATGAGCGACCTACAGAAGTTGATCCTAGGTGAAGGCAGTGACCTTCAAATGATCTCTGTATGGGAAAGTACGGCAGCTGATCTTGGGACAACGTCCATTTTCAGCATGCTGTATAGTGACCCAGATATTTGCCGAGCATTCAGAAGACGTGCATGGGTGAAGTTGATGCATCCTTTTAAACCTGACGAGTTCCTCAAGAGTTTGCTGACTCAGTTCTACGTGAGATCTCACCAAGAAAACATAGATGTAGATCATCTCACGAAGGCTGAGCTCATGCAACAAGTGAAGGTGCACAAGTATCTCATCATTCTTGAAGAAGTATCCGGTGTGGCGGACTGGGATGCTATCCGAGAGTACCTGCCGGACAATGAGAATGGCAGCCGAATCATCGTGTCCACAAAGCAATTAAGGAATGCACTCTTGTGCACAGGGGGTGGGGAGTACCAAGTTTCAGAGCTTAGGAGGTTCTCTGATGATCAATCTCTTTGTGCCTTCTCCAAGAAG GCAGGGCGTCACAGTGGTATGCATGATCTTATTTGGCAAATAAGGTGTCGTGGTGTGATTTCAGTATGGGGGATTAGCGATGCCAAATCATCACTCATCAATAAAGTGTACACCAGCATAGTGTATAAGAGTAAACAATTCGATGGAGTTGAATTTCAACGACACAGCTGGGTCGACGTGCCCGCTCCTTTCAATTTGGAGGTCTTCTCTCGGTGCTTACTTGTAAGTTTCCGCTCAGAAGATCTTCAAGCCGAAGAAATTGCAATGATTGGTATGATGGAAGAGCCAGGCCTAACTCAAGAGTGTTGCAAGTTTCTGCATGAAGATGATTGCCTCGTTGTTATTAATGATCTGCAGTCTACACATGACTGGGACTTAATAAAAACTGCTTTCTTATCCGAGCCTATTAAAGGATGTATTCTTATCATTACAAATGAATCAAGTGTTGCCACACATTGCGTAGAGGAGGAAGATGGGGTTCTCAACATCGAAGATTTGAAAGCCCACACTATGCTTCGCCCCTTGATAAAG GGTTGTGTTTCTCGCGTATTCTCCAACAGGAGTGCAGAGGCACGTCGCTTGATCAACACATTTAGACTTCTTGGGCGTCAGAATGAAACAGCATCTCGCCTTCGCAGAAGTTTAGATTCCTCAGGTCCTAGCATGACCTCATTATGGGGAATTGCTGGTATTGGGAAATCTGCCGTGACCAGAAGTGTGTACTGCCACCTGATGCTTGGGATGGACCAATGTTGCAAGTTTGGCAGCCTACACGAGTTCCCTAATCATGGAACAGAATTTACAATGTGCAGTTGGGCAGACGTGCGTCATCCATTTAATTTGACCGACTTGGCTTGGCATTTGCTCTTGGATTTTCATTCAGATGATCTTCAAGCTAAGGAAAAGGCAGCAATTGGTATCACTGAAGGGCAAGATCCGGTTCAAGAGTGTCGTAGAATTCTGTGTGAGTACAGAAGTCTCGTTGTTATCGATGGCTTACGGTCTAGAGAGGATTGGGACTTGATAAAAGCCGCCTTCGTACCCGATTCTACGAATGCAAGTATCATTGTAATTACAAATGAAGCAAGCGTCGCTACACATTGTGTAGATACGAAAGATCGAGCGGTCAATGTCAAAGGTCTTGAAGCTGACATGGCGCTCATTCTCTTCAAACAG ATAATAAAGGATGGGATGGAATTGACTCCTGACGACATGGAGCTCTCCAAAGTTACCGTAGGCAGATGTGGTGGGATTCCTAAAGTTATTGCTACTATAGGCCAACTCTTCACCAAAGAGAATGCCGCTAGAAGGCACTGGCCTATATCAGCCACAGATTTGTTGAAGGGCATAAATGCTGACTTTATGCACAAGTTGGAGACCGATCAAGAATTTCACAGTTTAAGGGATCTATTCTCTTGGATGCAGTCCTACTTTGATGGTTGCTCAGATTCCCTCAAGCCATGTATTTTCTATCTGTCAATCTTCCCTCCAGAGCAGAAGCTAAGGCAGAGGCATTTGTTGAGGCGGTGGATTGCTGAGGGTTATTGCAGGGACACATATAATGCTACTGCAGAGGAGAATGGGAAGAGATTGTTCATGGAACTCGTTAGTTTGAGCATAATCCAACGATGTCAGAAGACAATGAAGTGCCTATACCAAGTCAATGGTTTCTTTCATGAATACATCATTTCACGGCGAATGGAAGACAACCTCGTCTTTGCACTTGAGGGGAATTGCAGCCCGAACTCGCAACATGCAGGTCAACACCTCACCATAAGGGAGGACTGGGACAGGGACATCACAGTGTTTAAGACCATGGACTTCTCACGTCTACGGTCCTTGACTGTGTTTGGGAAGTGGATGTCATTCTTTCTCTCCTCTGACATGAGTCTACTTCGGGTGTTAGATATGGCGGACACATCAGGTATACTAGATGCTGACCTTGAGCAGATCGTGAAGGTGCTACCTCGTCTTAAGTTTCTCTCTCTGCGAGGATGCAAAGATATAAGCCATCTACCAGAATCATTCGGTGGCCTGAGGCAGCTGCAAACTTTGGATGTCAGAGACACCTCGATAGTCAAGCTACCATTGTGTGTCATCAAGCTACAGAAGTTGCAATACATTCGTGCTGGCACCATCATATCATCGGATGAAGATGATTACTCTGTTGCAAGTATACCAACGACAAATGTCGACCGAGCATCAACGCCACCAGAGGGCAGTGATGGCGTGGTCACAACACTACCGGAAACTACAGAGGAGGTTCAGATATCAACACCACCTGAAGGTAGTGATGACGTGGTCACAACTCTACCGGAAACTAAAGAGGAGATTCAGACATCAACACTACCAGAAACGACAACAGAGGTTCAGACATCAATATCACCTAAGGGCAGTGATGACATGGTCACAGCACTACCGGAAACAACAGATGTTCAGACATCAACACGGTTGTCATGGAGCTGCCGGCCATGTAGTTTGGTGTCTAGCTGGTTATCCAAGTTGCGTAGACGCCGACTTGATAATGATGGTGTTGAGGTTCCTGCAGGGATTGGGAGCATGACGGCCTTGCATACTATTGGTGTTGTCAATGTCAATATTCCTAATGGAAAGGCAATCCTAAAGGAGCTTAAGAAGGTTACACAACTGCGCAAGCTCAGTGTGTCTGGCATAAACAGGCAAAACATACAAGAATTGTGTAATTTCATCTCCGGCCACAAGCATCTGGAGTCCTTGTCAGTGCGACTCGATAAGGATAAGGATAAGGAGGGGTTATTTGCTTGTTTTGGTGACATGATTTCCCAGCCGCCCAAGACCCTAAAGAGCCTCAAGCTATACGGGCATGTAAACAAACTGCCGACTTGGATCAAGCAACTTGATAATCTCAAGAAGTTGGATCTTGAGTTGACTATACTATTGCCAGTGGACATTGACTTCCTTGGTGGATTGCCAGATACATATTGCTTACGTTGCCTTTGTGTCAAGCCGATTCAAGATGGTGAACTCCATTTTAGCACCCTGGGAGatgctatcttttggagattacgGGTCTTAGAGATCAATTGCACCTCCAAGTTGCTGGTAACTTTTGTAGAGCGGGTGATTTGGGAAACTGAGGTGCTGAAGATTCACTGCTCTGGTGGGGCGTCCATGCAGATTTCTGGACTAGAGCATCTACTTAGTCTCAAAGAAGTGTGGCTGAAGGGTTCCTACAGCTACGAACTGAAGCAAGATTTGCAGCAGCAACTTTCCGAGCATAAAAACAAACCTATCTTGAAGCTAGTGCAGCGACGCTCGTCCTGA